NNNNNNNNNNNNNNNNNNNNNNNNNNNNNNNNNNNNNNNNNNNNNNNNNNNNNNNNNNNNNNNNNNNNNNNNNNNNNNNNNNNNNNNNNNNNNNNNNNNNNNNNNNNNNNNNNNNNNNNNNNNNNNNNNNNNNNNNNNNNNNNNNNNNNNNNNNNNNNNNNNNNNNNNNNNNNNNNNNNNNNNNNNNNNNNNNNNNNNNNNNNNNNNNNNNNNNNNNNNNNNNNNNNNNNNNNNNNNNNNNNNNNNNNNNNNNNNNNNNNNNNNNNNNNNNNNNNNNNNNNNNNNNNNNNNNNNNNNNNNNNNNNNNNNNNNNNNNNNNNNNNNNNNNNNNNNNNNNNNNNNNNNNNNNNNNNNNNNNNNNNNNNNNNNNNNNNNNNNNNNNNNNNNNNNNNNNNNNNNNNNNNNNNNNNNNNNNNNNNNNNNNNNNNNNNNNNNNNNNNNNNNNNNNNNNNNNNNNNNNNNNNNNNNNNNNNNNNNNNNNNNNNNNNNNNNNNNNNNNNNNNNNNNNNNNNNNNNNNNNNNNNNNNNNNNNNNNNNNNNNNNNNNNNNNNNNNNNNNNNNNNNNNNNNNNNNNNNNNNNNNNNNNNNNNNNNNNNNNNNNNNNNNNNNNNNNNNNNNNNNNNNNNNNNNNNNNNNNNNNNNNNNNNNNNNNNNNNNNNNNNNNNNNNNNNNNNNNNNNNNNNNNNNNNNNNNNNNNNNNNNNNNNNNNNNNNNNNNNNNNNNNNNNNNNNNNNNNNNNNNNNNNNNNNNNNNNNNNNNNNNNNNNNNNNNNNNNNNNNNNNNNNNNNNNNNNNNNNNNNNNNNNNNNNNNNNNNNNNNNNNNNNNNNNNNNNNNNNNNNNNNNNNNNNNNNNNNNNNNNNNNNNNNNNNNNNNNNNNNNNNNNNNNNNNNNNNNNNNNNNNNNNNNNNNNNNNNNNNNNNNNNNNNNNNNNNNNNNNNNNNNNNNNNNNNNNNNNNNNNNNNNNGATCTGATTCCatgtctttgtttcttgttcgaTTGTGAATTTGAGAAAATGGTGGATTAACCCTCGCCGGAGATTCGATTCCGGTGTTCGTCGCCGGTTACTAATCAACAGAGCTGGATCGTTCTAACCTTGATCTGAGATTAAAACCCCAACAACAAGCTTCACTACCATTATTAGCACCGTTGTTGGAATTAAACAAGCTATTAACTTTATCCATCAGATCTGAGCTTTGGTTTAAAGCTTCTGAGGAACCAAGCTCAACGACCCCGTTTTGAGCAGCGATACACGCCATCGTCTTCAACCCGTAAATCTGACCTTGACTAGCTCAACGACCCCGTTTTGAGCAGAGTCCTTTAGCTTTCCCTGATAGAGACAAACAAAGTATTAATGTATTATTCTGATTATTACGAGAATTACAATATGAACAATACAACAAGGACTTCCAAAAGTAAATGTTACATTATAATTTATTCTCTTTCACGAGTTTCAATAGCATGATACCTATCTTACTATATAATACCTTGTTATCCGATACACACCATTGTCTTCAACCCGTTTTCACGATTTGTTGTTGGAGAGTGTCTTTGTTGAactgaggaggaagaagagattgtGGTTATGGTTGTGGAGGAAACAGAGATGGGTGCTGATTTGTTATGATGAAAGCTCTCATCGCCGCCGCCGATGCGTCATCGTCGGGTATTATCCGGAGCAACGACGAttagagagaggaggaagaagaagagagataaccAGTTTAATTCTCGGTATGACATGGTTAACAGAAAAccgataatttttttattaaaaattaataattaatttaataactgagggtaaaattggaatttttattttgttgaaaaatcgtaGGTATAGAAATAACAACActtattattttgggttttaaatgtcacgtttttattatttggtgtatttttattccaatccaaaaccattgggtattaaacttccaaataaaaataacttcgggttttttttggcatttttccctttGTTATAACGGATTTAAATATTAGCATCGGTTTAGATAAGGGACATGTGGACCCGACGGGTTAGTCAACCTGTTGTAAGTTGTAAGGCCATGTGCATTGGGGCGTCCCTCGTGCGTCCTACGTGAATTaaacatttaatttaaatcgaaaTCACGTAATATATGAAGATACGGTCCTTAAATCGGGACAATTTTGCTGCGTCCCTCAGGACACCTGTTCAATTATAATTggttgttgttttatttgtaggggaaaggataaaaaaaatcgacagaacaaatctttttttctttcccagtCTTTCTCTTTACTCTCTCTGTATCGCGACGGCGATAACCTTTGAGATTCATCAAAACCTTTGAGAAACCTTCATCAAATTGAAGATTCTGCAACGCGAAGGCCATCTTTAAGTGTATCACCTTCCGAAACCTCCAATTGTAAGAGGTATGTGTTGTAAATTCGAATCCGATTTTGATGTAttctcgatttagggttttcttgaaatttttttttttagggtaaaGGGAAATTGTTTGGGGGATTCGATAGAATAGGGAAATTGATTGTGGGATTCGATAGATTTCTGAGTTTGATGTATTGATAGTGGCTgagtattaaaatatatgtatgagCGAACAATTATGTATGTTCGTGTTTCGTTGCTAGTGTCCAATTAAGtatgttcttgtttctctttcaaTGTTTAATTATGTATGTTCTTTAGTATATTAATAAGACAAGACTTAGTGTtcaattatttttgttctttagtATATTAATAAGACAAGAATTAGTGTTCAATAATTTATGTTCTTTAGTATATTAACAAGACAACACTGTGTCTTGTGAATCTGATTGtctctatattatataaaaatcaatgCTTGATGGCTGATGTATTTTTTGCAGGTTTCGCAAGAGCATGGGCCACGACTACAGCTACTCTCAGCCTGATTCCTCAGATCAGGCTGATGTATACTCTGATGACACCGACGACAGGGAAATAGCAGCTTTGATACGGATGGATGAGGCCGAGAGTACTCGAGAAAATGATCAAGCGATGCAATACCCTCCCCAACCTGAGGTTGAGTTCGGATTTCCGAAGGTATGCTACTGTGGTGGTCAGCCTCTACTATCCTCAAGCTACAACAGAAGGTATGGTCTTTAACTTTATTACATTATGAATTGATTTGCTATGTTTCAACAGATTATCGATTTATTTTGTATGTTACATATGGTAATGCAGATACTACACATGTGGGaatgttgatgatggagagatgCATATTCACAAGTGGTGGGATGTAGCTGTCATGGAAGAGATGGACAGACAATGTCAAGTGCTGTCTGAGAAAGTAGATTGCCTCACACTCGCAGGTGACTATGACTCGCACATCAGTAATGAAACCGAGCAGAAAATACTCATGTTAGAGAAGGCAGTGATAGAGCTACGGAAGACTAGAAATAAGATTAGAAATGGGCCAGAATTGATAATCGTAATTGCTATTgttgtatttttaatatgtatgtTGGTGATGTCTATGAAATTGTAATGACATTGTAATGACTAAGTTTGTGTATTATGCTCTAAGTTTGTGTAATGTAATGACATTGTATTTTTTGGTAAGACATTGTATTTTTGTGTCACGGTAATGCTCCGGAGGTCAACTTCTATGTCAACGGAAGGGAGTACAATATGGGGTACTATCTCAcagatggtatttatccaaaatgggccACTTTTATACAATCTATCCGGCTTCCACAAGGTATGAAAAATTCtctattttctaaaaaacaagaagctgtacgaaaagatgttgagcgtgcatttggagtcttgcaagctagattcNAGTCAACTTCGTTGTAAACGGAAGGGAGTACAATTTGGCGTACTATCTCactgatggtatttatccaaattggccacttttattcaatctatccgacttccacaaggtatgaaaaaatctctcttttgtaaaaaacaagaatctgtgcggaaagatgttgagcgtgcctttggagtcttgcaagctagattcgccattattaaaaatccatctcgtttatgggataagtacaaaatagcaaatgttatgagagcatgcataatactgcataatatgattgtcgaggATGAACGAGAAACATACAGTGTccgaaacattgtttctgaatttcaacacggagtagatgtggatcaaacatatacaGTCGGTGCTGCCAGTTTGGGTTCAAATATGAGCAGTACGATTACTCGTCGAACACATATGCGGGATAAACAAGTTCATGACCAGttgaaaaaagatttgattgagcatatttggacaaactttggacatcttccacataatgaagattaattacATAAATTCTATGCTggaaataaaatgtttgtttctacttttgatgtttttacggtttatgtttttatttttcatgttttaattgtatgttttgttttttttccaagtttttgtaagtttgtaattttctcatattattaatgttaatgttatatgttttatttgaataaaattttaatatgattttacttattaatttaaatattaaaaataatattattttttccaggGGACCAAATGTGAGGGATACCAATACTTataccaaaattaagaaactctaaaaataatattaatttatttgaggAACCAATTTTTTGTCCCAACCAATGCTCATGCTCTAACATATTCGGGTCGGGTCAAAAACTCATCCTGGATAAACTGGTTTCTCGTATCAtcaaattccaatttttttgtctttctcagCTTCTCAATGTCATTAAAGTGGATTGGTCTACACTCCCCAAGGATCTCTTAGACCTAATCTCAAAATCTCTAGAATCTTCCTTCGATCTCATCCACTTCTGTTCCGTATGTTCTTCTTGGCGATCCGCCGCCGAGCCGAAACGTCCCCTCCATACACATCACCTCCCGATCCTCCCCGATAACGGTGGCAGCCTCTTCCCTGACTCCGCCGTAGGTTTCCGTCTCTCCCACCGGAGCATCTTACACATCAAGCCTCATGAACTGCACATGGAGTCTGATTCGTTTGGGTGGCTGATCAAGGTCGAGGACGACAATAGCAATCCTTGAAAGGTGACGCTTTTAGATCCGTTGAGTGATTCGAGAAACTCAATTCCTGAGCATTTCCCTCGTGTGCTCGATATGTCAAAGTTTAAGGTTCGAGAATTGGGTTGTGAATGCAAGCTTCATTATTTCAATACCGTTGGTGATATTGTAGACAGTTTATACTTGGAAAAAGCTGTTGTCAAGTACTTAGATTGTGATGTCGAGTATAAGTTTGTTTTGCTTACGATTCATGTCTCTGAGAAGTTAGCTATGTATAGGTCTTGGGATCGGGCATGGACTGTGATTGATGACATGCCTTCTCCTTATGATGATGTGTTTTTGTTCGATGGAcgtttctttgttgttgataaCAATGGGAGAGCTGTGGTTGTGAATTACAGTTCATTGAAATTGACCTTTGTTGCAAGTCCTGTTGATAAGCTCCAAAGGGTTTACTTTAGGAAAAAGATGACTGGGGATAAGACCATTGGCAAATCGTGTGAAGAG
The Camelina sativa cultivar DH55 chromosome 15, Cs, whole genome shotgun sequence DNA segment above includes these coding regions:
- the LOC104748779 gene encoding uncharacterized protein LOC104748779: MGHDYSYSQPDSSDQADVYSDDTDDREIAALIRMDEAESTRENDQAMQYPPQPEVEFGFPKVCYCGGQPLLSSSYNRRYYTCGNVDDGEMHIHKWWDVAVMEEMDRQCQVLSEKVDCLTLAGDYDSHISNETEQKILMLEKAVIELRKTRNKIRNGPELIIVIAIVVFLICMLVMSMKL